Proteins co-encoded in one Fusarium fujikuroi IMI 58289 draft genome, chromosome FFUJ_chr06 genomic window:
- a CDS encoding related to endochitinase 2 precursor: MSSISFPGGSGLSLGLNGYWGQLGSDSLKSYCDSAPEYVTLSFVNQAPEHTESGYPGTNFAGHCAAGVYSNKNGVASSLLSECYTIKEGIPYCQERGVKVLLSIGGVYNEAGSNYKVTTDDKGVDFADFLYKAFGPYDQSWDGPRPFDSDDGTTRPAVDGFDFDIEHDLPNGPYIAMINELRRLNSDVIITGAPQCPTSNQYFYMKDMINQAKFDALFIQFYNNPGCDAIPDPSVSWDRFNYDDWEGIVENSACSQNAKLYVGLPASEAAAPGGGYLEPEAMKDLVCALKDKTHFAGISLWDLTRGAGNEIDGKNYNEHVMDALKYGCDPVPVTTTTALATTSEATSTAELTTTADTTTADVSTTTGVTTTSGASSSDVSSTETATTSGLTTADATTASGVSSTEGSTASSDTSAATDVTSILATSATSDTSSATETTDSSATNVSGSVTDTTASESSATATDSSADTTETSATGSVLSTGTASATVDVTATSDSSAITQDAATATSTTDAVLESNTITETAKTTDSAQETESATAETTFSTFKGWNATYGAPSYTQKYGNPTTLIPSGTATITKGSPVYTKYPDNTHAVSMTTSTVCTTRVHTAVDGYVVTETIPLYTTVCPVTGKAKPTNYAVPSQYETKTVYTTRIQTVTKCPPEVADCPYGSVTTETIPVYTTVCPVTEKGKPAPTDVPYNHEIKTLYTSRVNTISQCAPGTPDCVVGAITTEIASWTTATVPAQQTQLIKIYRPVPEMPKVATKEAHYNGTVYTSVAVPPVTLKTAAKPGVFEQAKPTHQQSSGAAAPTGGYTSVPVSAPTYAPAPITPATAGASSLAVGLTLMAGMVLFQALAL; encoded by the exons ATGTCTTCTATCTCTTTTCCGGGTGGCTCTGGTCTCTCCCTGGGACTCAATGGATACTGG GGTCAACTTGGATCCGATTCACTCAAGTCCTACTGTGATTCCGCTCCAGAGTACGTTACTTTGTCTTTTGTGAACCAGGCTCCCGAACATACAGAGTCAGGCTATCCTGGTACCAACTTTGCCGGACACTGTGCGGCTGGTGTCTACAGTAACAAAAACGGCGTGGCCTCATCACTCCTCAGTGAATGCTACACTATCAAAGAGGGCATTCCATACTGCCAGGAGCGCGGAGTCAAGGTTCTTCTGAGCATTGGTGGAGTCTACAACGAAGCTGGAAGCAACTACAAGGTGACCACTGATGACAAGGGCGTTGATTTCGCAGACTTCCTGTACAAGGCATTCGGTCCTTACGATCAAAGCTGGGATGGTCCTCGTCCTTTTGACAGTGACGATGGCACAACCCGTCCTGCTGTCGATGGTTTCGACTTTGATATCGAGCATGACCTCC CCAACGGCCCTTATATCGCCATGATCAACGAGCTCCGCCGATTGAACAGCGATGTCATCATTACCGGCGCACCTCAGTGCCCTACCAGCAATCAATACTTCTACATGAAAGACATGATCAACCAGGCCAAGTTCGACGCCCTCTTCATTCAGTTCTACAACAACCCCGGCTGTGATGCTATCCCCGACCCTTCTGTCTCATGGGATAGATTCAATTACGATGACTGGGAGGGCATTGTTGAAAACAGTGCATGTAGTCAGAACGCCAAGCTCTATGTTGGCCTGCCTGCTAGCGAGGCTGCTGCTCCAGGCGGAGGTTATCTTGAGCCGGAAGCCATGAAGGATCTCGTCTGtgctctcaaggacaagactcACTTCGCTGGCATCTCTCTCTGGGACTTGACTCGTGGTGCTGGTAACGAGATTGACGGCAAGAACTATAATGAGCATGTCATGGATGCCCTGAAGTATGGCTGTGACCCTGTTCCTGTTACAACCACCACTGCCTTGGCCACTACCTCTGAGGCTACTTCTACTGCAGAACTTACTACAACAGCTGACACAACTACTGCCGATGTTTCTACTACTACTGGTGTAACAACCACATCCGGtgcctcttcatctgatGTTTCTTCCACGGAAACTGCCACAACTAGTGGGTTGACGACTGCTGATGCTACCACAGCCTCTGGTGTTTCTTCCACTGAAGGCTCTACAGCCAGCTCTGATACCTCCGCGGCTACTGATGTCACATCAATACTGGCTACCTCTGCTACATCTGATACTTCCTCAGCAACCGAGACAACTGATAGCTCTGCCACAAATGTTTCTGGTTCTGTCACCGACACTACCGCTTCTGAATCATCTGCCACAGCCACTGATTCTTCCGCTGACACCACTGAGACATCCGCAACTGGCAGTGTCTTGAGTACCGGTACTGCATCTGCCACAGTCGATGTCACAGCCACTAGTGACTCGTCTGCTATCACTCAGGATGCCGCGACCGCGACCTCGACCACTGATGCCGTTCTCGAGAGTAACACAATCACCGAAACTGCCAAGACAACGGACTCTGCCCAGGAAACCGAGTCTGCCACTGCTGAGACTACTTTCAGCACCTTCAAAGGCTGGAATGCCACCTATGGTGCTCCTTCTTATACTCAGAAGTATGGCAACCCTACGACCCTTATCCCCTCTGGCACTGCAACTATTACCAAGGGATCGCCTGTTTACACCAAGTACCCCGATAACACCCATGCTGTCAGCATGACCACCAGCACTGTCTGCACGACCCGAGTCCACACTGCTGTGGATGGTTATGTGGTCACCGAGACCATCCCTCTGTACACCACTGTCTGCCCCGTTACTGGTAAGGCCAAGCCTACCAACTACGCTGTGCCCTCTCAGTACGAGACTAAGACTGTCTACACCACAAGGATCCAAACCGTCACCAAGTGTCCTCCTGAAGTCGCAGACTGCCCCTATGGATCTGTTACCACAGAGACTATCCCCGTCTACACCACGGTCTGCCCTGTGACAGAGAAGGGCAAGCCTGCTCCCACTGATGTCCCTTACAACCATGAGATCAAGACTCTATACACAAGCAgggtcaacaccatcagccaATGTGCTCCCGGTACTCCCGACTGTGTCGTCGGCGCCATCACCACGGAGATCGCTTCGTGGACCACGGCTACTGTGCCTGCGCAGCAAACTCAGCTCATTAAGATCTACAGGCCTGTGCCTGAGATGCCCAAGGTTGCCACTAAGGAGGCTCATTACAACGGCACAGTCTACACCAGTGTTGCTGTCCCTCCTGTTACGCTCAAGACAGCTGCTAAGCCTGGAGTTTTCGAGCAGGCTAAGCCCACGCATCAGCAGTCTTCCGGTGCTGCCGCGCCTACTGGTGGCTACACATCGGTACCGGTGTCGGCTCCAACCTATGCTCCAGCTCCGATCACTCCCGCTACTGCCGGAGCCTCTTCTCTCGCTGTTGGTTTGACATTGATGGCCGGTATGGTGCTCTTCCAGGCGCTTGCGCTGTAG
- a CDS encoding related to oxysterol-binding protein, giving the protein MSDAGDGTKRAAALSDWLAITAAYARTPDAVDAMESQLGHITHASLSTHKRSKSAAALSLLRRNNTRDEESGSEDGRLRRTPSSSNPINPMAHQQTPRGHGAKQSVSSAGLSPTASQSKSQQFLSSPSAEKSTASLEQSVRKFRFVEALRSGDTSSISRAIRETAENAPRASISSVGASATSALDDTTILHLAIQCAEFPVIEYVLSEGQGSIDVNARDKDGNTPLHLAAIQGRTTVVKLLLEQKDINDAIANAQGKLPLDVARNPEIFQLLQLSRSLFAEAKVKQVQELIARGNYGALAGVLEEHRVKTVLDINSPEFASEPFTVQTGGTLLHEAARKKNTNLIQVLLLHGADPFRRDRKGKLPQSVTNDDATKAILKKSPAAVAAQRGIQEKAVLGQAASQGTAGSASGDPLAGREAREMKGYLKKWTNYRKGYQLRWFVLEDGVLSYYKHQDDAGSACRGAINMRIAKLHMSPDEKTKFEIHGKSSVKYTLKANHEVEAKRWFWALNNSIQWSKDQAKEEEKRAARGAELLRQAKADPSTLSLQDSYSENTSVTDLRRNSSQLPSRSLSKISSVDQRPSHTSPGTTGSFEEDEFVDVETDAGTSRAPRNGAPTHNDMDDDDDYGDDMSIHEEPTATKDALNITAQSAKLQLETMSHVHQALLNELNQNPNTPLSDNSVTQALGTYDAAIRSLSTLVADLLRISKDRDAYWQYRLDREANMRRMWEESMAQVAREQEVLEARVGEAEKRRKATKRALREVIESGIPVGVEEAMPRVEDTITEKELSDDREKEDEEGKFEDAATKLSPVPPKSPTMKSVRRKPTIIVDLSESESEEEDEFFDAVDAGQVEVSELPAEEVKPKSQDIVVSGGLDISSSFKGYENGIRTRLKMDADDRPKISLWGILKSMIGKDMTKMTLPVSFNEPTSLLYRAGEDMEYADLLDLAADRADSIERLIYVAAFAASEYASTIGRVAKPFNPLLGETFEYVRPDKNYRFFIEQVSHHPPVGAAYAESPKWSYWGESAVKSKFYGKSFDINPLGTWFLKLRPTAGGKEELYTWKKVTSSVIGIITGNPTVDNYGVMEIKNWTTGEVAHVEFKPRGWKASSAYQVSGKVTDATGKVRVSLGGRWNSKLYARLTPGYEAAVDEPKESGGDMAQGGLTDPNRAYLIWKANERPTGIPFNLTPFVLTFNHIDDKLRPWLPPTDSRLRPDQRAMEDGEYDFAADEKNRLENAQRARRRLREERGDEFVPAWFRKARCEITGEEYWQFTGKYWERREKAGPNGDPQVAWEGLEPIYEDHVDEDTIR; this is encoded by the exons ATGTCTGACGCCGGTGATGG CACCAAGAGAGCTGCTGCATTGTCAGATTGGCTCGCAATTACCGCTGCATATGCACGCACACCAGATGCAGTAGATGCAATGGAGTCGCAACTGGGCCACATCACACATGCTTCGCTCTC CACCCACAAGCGGTCCAAATCCGCCGCCGCCCTCTCTCTTTTGCGGCGCAACAACACTCGCGACGAAGAGTCCGGTTCCGAAGACGGGAGGCTTCGGAGAactccctcatcctcaaaccCAATCAACCCCATGGCGCACCAGCAGACCCCGCGAGGCCACGGGGCCAAGCAGTCCGTCTCCTCGGCTGGCCTCTCGCCTACAGCTTCTCAATCAAAGTCCCAGCAATTCCTCTCATCGCCCTCTGCCGAGAAAAGCACTGCAAGCCTCGAGCAGTCCGTTCGAAAGTTCAGGTTCGTCGAGGCCCTCCGAAGCGGCGACACCTCATCCATTTCCCGTGCCATTCGCGAGACAGCTGAGAACGCCCCGCGAGCGAGCATCTCATCAGTAGGCGCTTCTGCCACAAGCGCTCTCGACGACACCACAATCCTTCACCTAGCGATTCAGTGTGCCGAATTCCCTGTCATTGAATACGTTTTGTCCGAGGGACAGGGATCGATCGATGTGAATGCCCgcgacaaggatggcaacACCCCGCTTCACCTGGCTGCAATTCAGGGCCGTACCACAGTCgtgaagcttcttctcgagcaaAAGGATATCAATGATGCTATTGCCAACGCCCAAGGCAAACTGCCACTCGACGTCGCACGAAATCCCGAAATCTTCCAGCTGCTGCAGCTCTCACGATCCCTTTTCGCCGaggccaaggtcaagcaaGTCCAAGAACTGATTGCGCGGGGCAACTATGGCGCACTTGCTGGTGTTCTCGAGGAGCACCGAGTCAAGACCgttctcgacatcaacagcCCCGAATTCGCATCCGAACCATTTACAGTCCAGACTGGAGGCACTTTGCTTCACGAAGCTGCAAGAAAGAAAAACACCAACCTCATCCAGGTTCTGCTTCTGCATGGTGCCGACCCCTTCCGTCGTGATCGAAAGGGCAAGCTGCCTCAGTCCGTCACAAACGACGATGCCACAAAGGCCATCCTCAAAAAGTCTCCAGCAGCTGTAGCTGCCCAGCGTGGAATCCAGGAGAAAGCTGTGCTGGGGCAGGCCGCTTCCCAGGGCACCGCAGGGTCTGCATCCGGTGATCCTCTAGCCGGCAGAGAGGCTCGCGAGATGAAAGGCTATCTCAAGAAATGGACCAACTACAGGAAGGGCTACCAACTGCGATGGTTCGTGCTTGAGGACGGCGTTCTCAGCTACTACAAGCACCAAGACGATGCAGGCTCCGCATGCCGAGGTGCCATAAATATGCGTATTGCGAAACTCCACATGAGTCCTGACGAAAAGACGAAGTTCGAAATTCATGGCAAATCCTCTGTCAAATATACCCTTAAAGCGAACCATGAGGTTGAGGCCAAGCGATGGTTCTGGGCCCTCAATAACTCGATCCAGTGGTCCAAGGATCaggccaaggaggaagagaagcggGCAGCTCGAGGTGCGGAGCTTTTGAGGCAGGCTAAAGCCGACCCAAGTACGCTTTCTCTCCAGGACTCTTACAGCGAGAACACCAGCGTCACAGATCTACGCAGGAATAGCTCTCAACTTCCAAGCAGGTCTCTGTCCAAGATATCGTCTGTCGATCAGAGACCAAGCCATACTAGCCCTGGTACAACTGGCAgctttgaggaggatgaattcgttgatgttgagactGATGCAGGCACCTCGCGGGCACCCAGGAATGGAGCGCCAACACATAATGATatggatgacgacgacgattaTGGCGACGATATGAGCATTCATGAAGAACCCACAGCTACTAAGGATGCACTCAACATTACTGCTCAATCGGCTAAGCTCCAGCTCGAAACAATGTCTCACGTTCACCAAGCCCTTCTCAACGAGCTGAACCAGAACCCGAACACGCCTCTCTCTGACAACAGCGTGACGCAGGCTCTCGGAACATATGATGCCGCCATTCGAAGTCTATCAACTCTGGTGGCCGACTTACTGCGCATTTCCAAAGACCGTGACGCCTACTGGCAATACCGCCTTGACCGTGAAGCTAATATGAGACGTATGTGGGAGGAAAGCATGGCGCAAGTGGCCCGTGAGCAAGAGGTTCTGGAGGCTCGCGTTggagaggcagagaagagaCGCAAGGCCACAAAGAGGGCGCTAAGAGAGGTGATCGAAAGCGGGATACCCGTCGGCGTAGAAGAGGCCATGCCCCGTGTTGAGGACACAATTACCGAGAAGGAATTGAGCGATGACagagagaaggaagatgaagaaggaaagtTCGAAGATGCTGCCACCAAACTGTCACCAGTGCCGCCTAAATCGCCTACAATGAAGAGCGTCCGAAGGAAACCCACAATCATCGTGGACTTGTCCGAGAGTGAatccgaagaagaggacgagttCTTCGACGCTGTGGATGCTGGCCAGGTTGAGGTATCTGAGCTCCCCGCGGAGGAGGTCAAGCCTAAGTCTCAGGATATTGTCGTCTCTGGTGGTCTAGACATCAGCTCCTCTTTCAAGGGCTACGAGAATGGCATTCGAACGAGGCTCAAGATGGACGCCGATGACCGTCCTAAGATTTCTCTCTGG GGTATTCTGAAGTCGATGATTGGCAAGGATATGACCAAGATGACTCTGCCTGTTTCTTTCAACGAGCCAACTTCACTCCTCTACCGTGCTGGAGAGGATATGGAGTATGCCGATTTGCTTGACTTGGCTGCTGACCGGGCCGACTCGATCGAACGACTTATCTACGTGGCTGCCTTTGCTGCTAGTGAGTACGCTTCGACTATCGGACGTGTGGCCAAGCCTTTCAACCCACTGTTGGGAGAGACCTTTGAGTATGTGCGGCCCGACAAGAACTACCGCTTCTTCATCGAGCAAGTCAGCCATCACCCTCCAGTCGGCGCTGCGTACGCAGAGTCACCCAAGTGGTCTTATTGGGGTGAATCGGCTGTGAAGTCGAAGTTCTATGGTAAATCCTTCGACATCAACCCGCTAGGTACATGGTTTCTCAAGCTTCGGCCCACCGCTGGAGGAAAGGAGGAGCTTTACACATGGAAGAAGGTTACCTCGTCTGTCATTGGTATCATCACTGGAAACCCAACCGTCGACAACTATGGCGTaatggagatcaagaactGGACAACGGGCGAGGTGGCTCACGTTGAGTTCAAACCGCGTGGCTGGAAGGCATCGAGCGCATATCAAGTATCTGGAAAGGTTACCGATGCAACTGGAAAGGTTCGCGTCAGTCTTGGTGGTCGCTGGAACTCCAAGCTGTACGCTCGCCTGACCCCAGGCTACGAAGCAGCCGTTGATGAACCTAAGGAGAGTGGCGGTGACATGGCCCAAGGTGGTCTTACAGACCCCAACCGTGCGTATCTCATCTGGAAGGCGAATGAGCGTCCAACTGGCATTCCTTTCAACTTGACGCCATTCGTCTTGACTTTCAACCATATCGATGACAAGCTCCGCCCATGGCTTCCACCTACTGACTCTCGTCTTCGACCTGATCAGCGGGCTATGGAGGATGGAGAGTATGATTTTGctgctgatgagaagaatcGTCTGGAGAATGCTCAACGAGCGCGCCGGCGTCTCCGAGAAGAGCGTGGCGATGAGTTTGTGCCCGCGTGGTTCCGAAAGGCACGTTGTGAGATCACAGGAGAGGAATATTGGCAATTCACTGGCAAGTACTGGGAGCGACGCGAGAAGGCCGGTCCAAACGGTGATCCCCAAGTTGCGTGGGAGGGGTTGGAACCCATTTATGAAGACCATGTGGATGAGGATACGATTCGGTGA
- a CDS encoding related to acyl-CoA thiolesterase: MTVIEDHVRPTLLRPPEHDESKSLIENVLDVTEIKVLGPDIFTNTQPQWHPPGARGIYGGAVIAQCLAAAQKTVPETFLVHSCHCYFLLAGNSEIPILYHVERVRDGRSYSTRTVQARQKGACIFTTTISFVRETPPEKKRREVSHAASLPKDVSPPSEDWDGEPEWARTGPFQSHRIEVLGAQDPNCKPQDRKSRQWMRSRQKISAGGGHQAHLNALAYMSDSYFIGTVSRLHGLWRFPFSPQEVPSLDEKTQEQVKSLCEFEGMGSNVEDWKGRAQVGMLVSLDHSIYFHEPLAVKADEWMFTEMESPWAGDGRGVVTQKIFGRDGALLATCFQEGVVRLKQDGGEKGAKL, from the exons ATGACAGTCATTGAGGACCACGTTAGACCGACTCTACTGCGGCCACCAGAGCACGATGAGAGCAAGTCTCTGATTGAGAATGTGTTGGACGTCACAGAGATCAAGGTTCTAGGCCCT GACATCTTTACAAACACACAACCTCAATGGCATCCTCCTGGTGCTCGTGGTATCTATGGAGGTGCTGTCATCGCGCAATGTCTTGCTGCCGCGCAAAAGACGGTCCCGGAGACGTTCCTAGTCCACTCATGCCATTGCTACTTCCTGCTGGCGGGCAACTCTGAGATACCCATTCTCTATCATGTTGAGCGTGTACGCGACGGACGCTCGTACTCAACACGCACGGTCCAAGCGCGGCAAAAGGGCGCGTGCATCTttaccaccaccatcagTTTCGTGCGTGAGACACCTcctgagaagaagcgacgGGAGGTCAGCCATGCGGCGAGCCTGCCGAAGGATGTGAGCCCTCCGTCAGAGGACTGGGATGGCGAGCCTGAGTGGGCAAGGACTGGACCATTCCAGAGCCACAGAATCGAAGTATTGGGCGCCCAGGACCCAAACTGCAAGCCACAGGACCGCAAGAGCAGACAGTGGATGCGCTCGAGACAAAAGATCTCAGCTGGAGGTGGCCACCAAGCACATCTCAACGCCTTGGCCTACATGTCGGACAGCTACTTCATCGGCACGGTCTCCCGCCTCCACGGACTATGGCGCTTCCCGTTCTCGCCACAAGAAGTACCCTCGCTGGATGAGAAGACCCAAGAGCAGGTCAAGAGTCTGTGCGAGTTTGAGGGCATGGGCAGTAACGTGGAGGACTGGAAGGGGCGGGCACAGGTGGGGATGCTGGTGAGTTTGGATCACAGCATCTACTTCCACGAGCCACTGGCAGTCAAGGCGGATGAGTGGATGTTTACCGAGATGGAGAGTCCGTGGGCGGGAGATGGCAGGGGTGTTGTTACACAGAAGATATTTGGCAGGGATGGGGCGTTGCTGGCGACGTGTTTCCAAGAG GGCGTTGTTCGGCTTAAGCAGGATGGCGGAGAGAAGGGTGCGAAGCTGTGA
- a CDS encoding related to aspartyl proteinase SAP3 precursor, whose amino-acid sequence MRTFTILTSLAVGVSAGTVSAPVVKQRFHQESPLHSRDTLSLAALNNITGGGYYAEFQVGTPGQNISFQLDTGSSDTWLNSDETDLCNSRTKQETIGPCMTTFKPDKSRTYELVDRDGFDITYLDTRSISGDYFNDTVTIDGKSIKQQRLGLATKSVRPTGLMGLGFSANVVANGTYPTIVENMVSQGLIDRAAFSLWLNDLSAEQGTILFGGLDTKKFVGKLATLPLLPDPSTLNLTHFTVAFEGFEVKTPKGQEIKVDSLKKDTTAILDSGATVCLLPEAQVGPIYKAFNVLSVEDVAIPFVDCAYGKDKGKGVSFDFKFDGETISVPMSEMVIDAFPDKQEIFDDPQVSSYFDDWDSVCMFGISPVSQYGLTGGVTLLGDTFLRSAYVVYDLANEQLGIAEANHNTDESNIVELKEKDTKFPDVTGVEGTSSSEEEDNAAGHLSPASMATLIVAAGVALALL is encoded by the exons ATGCGAACCTTTACGATTCTAACGTCTCTCGCCGTTGGAGTTTCTGCTGGCACTGTCTCTGCCCCAGTTGTAAAGCAACGATTCCATCAGGAATCGCCCCTTCACAGCCGCGACACTCTCAGTCTCGCTGCTCTCAACAATATCACAGGGGGTGGTTATTACGCCGAATTTCAAGTCGGTACCCCAGGCCAAAACATCAGCTTTCAACTTGACACTGGTAGCAGTGATACTTGGCTCAACTCAGATGAGACCGATCTCTGCAACAGCAGAACCAAACAAGAGACTATTGGCCCTTGTATGACTACAT TTAAACCTGACAAGAGTCGTACCTATGAACTGGTCGATCGTGATGGATTCGACATCACCTATCTTGATACCCGCTCTATTAGTGGTGATTACTTCAACGATACCGTCACCATCGATGGGAAAAGCATCAAGCAGCAGAGGCTAGGCCTCGCGACGAAATCTGTTCGTCCAACGGGCCTCATGGGCCTGGGCTTCTCTGCAAATGTCGTAGCCAACGGGACATACCCAACCATTGTCGAGAACATGGTGTCTCAGGGCCTGATCGACCGAGCTGCCTTCAGTCTCTGGCTG AACGACCTCAGTGCTGAGCAAGGAACTATCCTCTTCGGCGGTCTTGACACTAAAAAGTTCGTCGGCAAGCTTGCAACTCTGCCCCTGTTGCCTGATCCTTCTActctcaacctcactcaCTTCACCGTCGCCTTTGAAGGCTTCGAGGTCAAGACACCAAAGGGCCAGGAGATCAAGGTAGACAGTCTCAAGAAAGACACAACCGCCATCCTCGATTCTGGTGCTACCGTCTGCCTCTTGCCCGAAGCCCAAGTAGGACCTATCTATAAGGCCTTCAACGTCCTGAGTGTGGAGGATGTCGCTATTCCCTTTGTAGACTGTGCCTACGGCAaagacaagggcaagggcgTTAGCTTCGACTTCAAGTTCGACGGCGAGACCATCTCTGTTCCCATGAGTGAAATGGTTATCGATGCCTTTCCCGACAAGCAGGAAATCTTCGACGACCCTCAAGTCTCTTCCTACTTCGATGATTGGGACAGCGTCTGTATGTTTGGAATCAGCCCTGTTAGTCAGTATGGCCTCACCGGGGGCGTCACTCTCCTCGGAGACACATTCCTGCGTTCTGCCTATGTTGTTTATGACCTGGCAAATGAACAGCTGGGCATCGCTGAGGCGAACCACAACACGGACGAGTCAAACATTGTTGAACTTAAGGAGAAGGACACCAAATTCCCGGATGTCACTGGTGTTGAGG GCACCTCCAGTtccgaagaggaggacaatGCTGCCGGTCATTTGTCTCCTGCTTCCATGGCGACGCTCATCGTGGCTGCGGGTGTTGCATTGGCTCTCTTGTAA